The Spirosoma foliorum genome has a window encoding:
- a CDS encoding IS110 family transposase yields the protein MKKQEIPNYHAMPIVHQQVAGIDIGSQFHVVAVGDDPKTDVKQFGVSTSELFRLARWLTDNHVQHVALEATGGYEKPLVNVLQVAGFEVLVTAGANTKNYRRFKSDTSDAIHIRTLHSLGLLPPIFLPDEFATTIWPLVRMRRGLIDNASSYIRQIQKALRAGNVRLDTVLTDTTSVSGLRVIAAICEGEEDPVKLAALVDAGCKKKPTEIIELLQGNWNEVMRFEVHSCYRIYKTLQTEMADLDKKLDEHFVQYTQKLALPAKTEDPTKGRQKLRISKNTPRIPIEVYAHKLLSVDLSNIPGFGRDALLGFLGEVGEAVSRFHSAKAFAKWLGFTPNNKSSGGKVLSKKTLKNKSGLPNTFRMVANSIGNMKKANPLTAFFQRIAYKAGRIKAVTATGRKVAVLVYKMLTTGEAYDPGKLVRDADQFRLQQIRLMKKKIVKFGITGTDLGLFANLGAI from the coding sequence ATGAAAAAACAGGAGATTCCAAACTATCACGCTATGCCCATCGTCCATCAGCAGGTAGCTGGTATAGACATCGGCTCACAGTTTCATGTGGTGGCCGTCGGTGACGACCCTAAAACCGATGTCAAGCAATTCGGCGTTTCCACCAGCGAGTTATTTCGATTGGCCCGATGGCTCACCGATAACCATGTTCAACATGTAGCTTTAGAAGCTACTGGTGGGTACGAAAAACCATTGGTCAATGTGTTACAGGTCGCTGGGTTTGAGGTTCTGGTGACCGCTGGAGCCAACACCAAGAACTACCGACGCTTCAAATCGGATACATCAGATGCTATTCACATCCGTACTTTGCATAGTCTGGGCCTGCTACCACCTATTTTTCTGCCCGATGAGTTTGCTACTACTATTTGGCCTCTAGTGCGTATGCGCCGGGGGCTGATTGACAATGCCTCTAGCTACATTCGTCAGATTCAGAAAGCCTTACGAGCGGGCAATGTGCGGCTGGACACGGTCTTGACCGATACCACTTCCGTATCGGGTCTGCGGGTGATTGCCGCCATTTGTGAGGGCGAGGAAGACCCCGTTAAACTGGCGGCTTTGGTTGATGCAGGCTGTAAGAAAAAGCCCACCGAGATCATCGAGTTGTTACAGGGCAACTGGAACGAGGTCATGCGTTTTGAAGTGCACTCGTGTTATCGCATCTACAAAACTTTGCAGACGGAGATGGCCGATTTAGATAAGAAACTCGACGAACATTTTGTTCAGTATACTCAGAAGTTGGCCCTACCAGCCAAAACAGAAGACCCCACCAAAGGCCGTCAGAAGCTGCGGATCTCCAAAAACACCCCGCGTATCCCCATTGAGGTGTATGCTCACAAACTGCTGAGCGTTGATCTAAGCAACATTCCCGGCTTTGGTCGGGATGCTTTACTGGGCTTCTTAGGGGAGGTGGGCGAAGCGGTGAGCCGCTTTCACTCGGCCAAAGCGTTTGCAAAGTGGCTTGGTTTTACACCCAACAATAAATCATCGGGTGGTAAAGTACTCTCCAAGAAGACCTTGAAGAACAAGTCGGGCTTACCCAATACGTTTCGGATGGTAGCCAACTCGATTGGCAACATGAAGAAAGCGAATCCGCTGACGGCCTTTTTTCAAAGGATAGCCTACAAAGCAGGGCGGATCAAAGCGGTTACGGCCACAGGGCGGAAGGTGGCCGTGCTGGTATACAAGATGCTGACAACGGGGGAGGCTTATGATCCGGGCAAACTGGTGCGGGATGCGGATCAGTTCAGGCTGCAACAGATTCGTCTAATGAAGAAAAAAATAGTCAAATTCGGGATTACGGGTACAGATTTGGGCCTTTTTGCTAATTTAGGAGCGATCTGA
- a CDS encoding Rpn family recombination-promoting nuclease/putative transposase — protein METGIYIPIISDYGFKATFGNEADSLFLRTALQALIKSDTPIREVHFDKNVFEALTIDSRSGIFDLACTDENGSQFIVEMQLGLAPHFVQRMKFYALHKFNTVVERGEFDYANLPKIYAIAILAKNILPTTQFHTVANLRSEEGEIIDSQMTFITVELAKFNKQVAEIETDLEKLVYTMKTLHTTEPTQYPAFWNEEWLKRAIDELDTRKMTPEERAYFARVTAANAEAVKAEKQRIQEAVEKKEVETVKNLLNLGILTVSQIAQTVGVSENFVRQLSGDR, from the coding sequence ATGGAAACAGGTATTTACATTCCTATTATTTCGGACTATGGCTTCAAAGCTACCTTTGGTAATGAAGCTGACAGTTTATTCCTTCGTACCGCTTTACAGGCACTTATCAAATCAGACACACCCATTCGAGAGGTGCATTTTGATAAGAATGTGTTTGAAGCACTGACCATCGACAGTCGAAGCGGCATTTTTGATTTAGCCTGCACGGATGAAAACGGTAGTCAGTTCATCGTGGAAATGCAGTTAGGCTTGGCTCCGCATTTTGTGCAGCGGATGAAATTTTACGCTCTACACAAGTTTAACACAGTGGTAGAGCGAGGGGAGTTCGATTATGCCAATCTGCCTAAAATCTATGCGATTGCTATTTTAGCAAAGAACATTCTGCCAACGACTCAGTTTCATACCGTTGCCAATCTACGCAGTGAGGAGGGTGAAATTATTGATAGTCAGATGACGTTTATCACCGTAGAATTGGCTAAGTTTAATAAGCAAGTAGCTGAAATAGAGACCGATTTAGAAAAACTGGTTTATACCATGAAGACGCTTCATACTACTGAGCCTACTCAATACCCCGCTTTCTGGAATGAGGAATGGCTCAAACGGGCTATTGACGAGTTGGACACGCGGAAAATGACTCCAGAAGAGCGGGCTTACTTTGCGCGTGTGACAGCAGCTAATGCCGAAGCAGTAAAGGCTGAGAAGCAACGGATTCAAGAAGCAGTAGAGAAAAAAGAAGTTGAGACAGTAAAGAACCTGTTGAACTTAGGCATTTTAACTGTCAGTCAGATAGCACAAACCGTTGGCGTGAGCGAAAACTTTGTTCGCCAACTCTCCGGAGACAGGTAG
- a CDS encoding NADP-dependent oxidoreductase, which yields MKAYLLYEAGGVDKLILSETQRPTLKSGEVLIRVKAIGINPADTIYRNSSKLISYIFGEEQPVIMGWDIAGEVVEKSENTAGFEVGDTVFALLQNARGYAEFVAVNVGLLAHKPGKITFEEAAAAPMAGLTAWQPLVHGMNIKKGNKILIHGAAGGVGHYAVQIAHYLDAEVIATSSGKNHDFVMSLGADKHIDYQTEHFWEVISDVDFVLDTIGGETLEHSIDVTKPGGTIISIIPMTDERLKSKAQAKNVKLSLWGLQFNGEDLRAFADLMAKGILKSYIAKTYPFTAMAEAHTQVETRRTAGKIVLTV from the coding sequence ATGAAAGCATACTTATTATATGAAGCTGGAGGGGTCGATAAGTTGATTCTTAGCGAAACCCAGAGACCTACTTTAAAAAGTGGGGAAGTATTAATCAGAGTAAAAGCCATCGGTATAAATCCCGCTGATACCATTTATCGAAATTCATCCAAATTGATCTCCTATATATTTGGTGAAGAGCAGCCCGTAATAATGGGTTGGGATATAGCTGGGGAGGTTGTCGAAAAGTCTGAGAATACGGCTGGATTTGAGGTAGGTGATACCGTGTTTGCTCTTTTGCAAAATGCTCGTGGTTATGCTGAATTTGTGGCGGTCAATGTAGGACTATTAGCGCATAAACCAGGTAAGATTACTTTTGAAGAAGCTGCTGCTGCTCCAATGGCTGGTTTGACAGCCTGGCAGCCACTGGTTCACGGAATGAATATCAAAAAGGGCAACAAAATTCTTATACATGGAGCTGCCGGGGGAGTTGGCCACTATGCTGTGCAAATAGCCCATTATTTAGATGCAGAGGTAATTGCAACATCTTCCGGTAAAAATCACGATTTTGTTATGTCCCTCGGTGCTGATAAACATATCGATTACCAAACTGAACATTTCTGGGAAGTAATTAGCGATGTTGATTTTGTTTTAGATACTATTGGAGGAGAAACGTTGGAGCATTCGATTGATGTAACCAAGCCGGGTGGTACAATTATTTCGATTATTCCTATGACGGACGAGCGTCTAAAGTCCAAAGCGCAGGCAAAAAACGTAAAATTGTCCTTATGGGGATTGCAATTTAATGGAGAAGATCTTAGAGCGTTCGCTGATTTAATGGCTAAGGGTATACTAAAATCCTACATCGCTAAAACGTATCCTTTTACAGCTATGGCTGAAGCGCATACACAGGTAGAAACTCGTCGCACCGCAGGAAAAATTGTACTTACAGTTTAG
- a CDS encoding helix-turn-helix domain-containing protein, with protein sequence MIHQIKTIEQFYKLRNLAPPAHPLISVLDISNAPVYEQIESGSVVFGFYVLSFKSGCTANTKYSQLCEDSDASILGFRAPGQVVKVEPNKAVTPSASGWMLCIHPDFLWHTPLARKIRSYDFFYYDLKEALFLSDEEQTTINIIVANISYEFQKNTDRFSHNITIALIDALLAYIERFYQRQFNANKVASHQLLDRLDYLLNNYFDNENLLKSGLPNVTAVAEELNISPHYLSALLRSITGKNAQQHIHEKLISKAKELLSTTDLSVSEIAYTLGFEHLQSFSKLFKTKTQLSPLQFRKSFN encoded by the coding sequence ATGATTCATCAAATAAAAACAATTGAGCAATTTTATAAATTAAGAAATTTAGCACCACCAGCGCATCCACTAATTAGCGTTCTCGATATTTCCAATGCCCCAGTATATGAGCAGATCGAATCGGGAAGTGTAGTCTTCGGTTTTTATGTACTATCATTTAAAAGTGGTTGCACGGCAAATACAAAATATAGCCAGTTATGTGAAGATTCTGATGCGAGTATTTTAGGCTTTCGAGCGCCAGGACAGGTAGTAAAGGTAGAACCCAACAAGGCTGTAACTCCTAGTGCATCAGGGTGGATGCTTTGCATTCATCCCGATTTCTTATGGCACACTCCGCTTGCAAGAAAAATCAGAAGCTATGATTTTTTTTACTATGATTTAAAAGAAGCACTGTTTTTATCTGACGAAGAGCAAACCACAATAAACATCATTGTTGCAAATATCTCGTACGAGTTTCAAAAAAATACAGATAGATTTAGTCATAATATTACGATTGCTTTAATTGATGCATTATTAGCCTATATCGAACGATTTTATCAAAGACAATTTAATGCGAATAAGGTTGCTAGTCATCAATTACTCGATAGATTAGACTACTTGCTAAATAACTATTTTGATAATGAGAATTTATTGAAATCGGGTTTGCCAAATGTTACAGCGGTCGCTGAAGAATTAAATATTTCTCCACACTACCTAAGTGCCCTGTTGAGATCAATAACTGGGAAGAATGCGCAACAGCATATTCACGAAAAACTCATTTCTAAGGCCAAAGAATTATTATCTACGACGGATCTATCCGTTAGCGAAATCGCATATACTCTGGGGTTTGAACACCTACAATCATTCAGCAAACTATTTAAAACAAAGACCCAGCTTTCACCTTTACAATTTAGGAAATCGTTCAACTGA
- a CDS encoding helix-turn-helix domain-containing protein yields the protein MIFQEILPCLALRPFVRNYLLVHLHDVIFPVKPYPTRIEQALVFFARGYIESHDPLTGKWEKIARNALFGQHVSRLNFHTFTEPDFLMLMVIFQPGAMHRLLGISSNELTQEFCNAEWVINAELQSVNDQIANTTTYPAVIDRAEEYLLRQLRTIKIDAHPIDQIGSLLLHCPTPFSLDWLADQSNLSPRQFERKFNERIGIGPKLYSRISRFYQAFDYKEKYPTVDWLTIAINFGYTDYNHLAKDFKQFTNVTPNIILHEYTQRPEIIVNL from the coding sequence ATGATTTTCCAAGAAATACTTCCTTGTCTAGCGTTAAGGCCCTTTGTCAGGAATTACCTGCTGGTTCATCTGCATGATGTTATCTTCCCCGTCAAACCTTACCCAACGCGAATCGAACAGGCACTTGTGTTTTTTGCACGGGGGTATATTGAATCGCACGATCCGCTGACAGGAAAATGGGAAAAAATTGCTCGTAATGCGCTGTTTGGTCAGCACGTTTCGCGCCTAAATTTTCACACCTTCACGGAACCCGATTTCCTGATGTTGATGGTCATTTTTCAGCCAGGAGCGATGCATCGCCTGCTGGGGATTTCAAGCAATGAACTCACTCAGGAATTCTGTAATGCGGAATGGGTGATTAACGCCGAATTACAGTCCGTAAACGACCAGATCGCCAATACTACTACGTATCCGGCGGTGATTGATCGGGCGGAAGAATACCTACTACGACAACTACGAACGATAAAAATTGACGCACATCCTATTGACCAAATTGGAAGCTTGTTACTACATTGTCCAACGCCCTTTTCGTTAGACTGGTTGGCGGACCAATCTAACTTAAGTCCCCGTCAGTTTGAGCGAAAATTCAACGAACGAATCGGCATCGGCCCTAAACTCTACAGCCGTATCAGTCGATTTTACCAGGCGTTTGATTATAAAGAAAAGTACCCAACGGTTGACTGGCTCACTATAGCCATAAATTTTGGCTATACCGACTATAACCACTTAGCAAAGGATTTTAAGCAATTTACCAATGTAACACCAAACATTATCCTGCACGAGTACACCCAACGACCAGAAATTATAGTTAATCTTTAA
- a CDS encoding IS3 family transposase (programmed frameshift) — protein MSNSAKTSKAKRTASQSPTSAERKPALSIIKDIQRQTRRQYTAEEKIRIVLEGLQGEQSVAEICRREGLNTNIYYRWSKEFLEAGKKRLAGDTTREATAPEVQSIKSENEALKQLVAELSLENRVLKKSLKRPTINPDHHMTQSEKMEIISLVEQSPISVKATLQELGINRATFYSWYKRYLSAGFDGLADQPCRRTSIWNQLPIGEKNRIVELALDRPDLSSRELACYIVDNEQWFVSESTVYRVLKSRGLITTPAYRLMEAADHFYNPTTAPNQLWQTDFTYFKIKHWGWYYLSTVLDDYSRYILAWELCPGMQATDVERTVQAALKASSLKSGQRPRMLSDNGSAYVSRYLKDYLKGESIDHIRSAPFHPMTQGKIERYHRSMKNVLLLEHYYSPDELRERLTEWVDYYNHQRYHESLDNVRPADAYWGRQEQILASRQKTKQLSLSQRRKNHIFQRAQSG, from the exons ATGTCCAATTCGGCTAAAACCTCCAAAGCCAAGCGCACAGCCTCGCAATCTCCCACCTCTGCCGAGCGCAAGCCTGCTTTATCCATCATCAAAGACATTCAGCGACAAACCCGACGCCAATACACCGCTGAAGAAAAGATTCGCATTGTGCTAGAAGGCTTGCAAGGCGAACAGTCAGTAGCTGAGATCTGTCGGCGGGAAGGGCTCAACACCAACATTTATTACCGCTGGAGTAAAGAGTTTCTCGAAGCGGGTAAGAAACGACTGGCGGGTGATACAACTCGAGAAGCCACCGCTCCCGAAGTGCAGTCCATCAAGTCCGAAAATGAGGCTCTTAAACAGCTGGTAGCCGAACTGAGCTTAGAGAATCGGGTATTAAAAAAAAGCCTTAA AAGGCCGACGATTAACCCCGATCATCACATGACTCAGTCCGAGAAAATGGAGATTATAAGCTTAGTCGAACAGTCACCCATCAGTGTAAAGGCCACGTTACAGGAACTGGGGATCAACCGAGCTACTTTTTACAGCTGGTATAAGCGTTATTTAAGCGCTGGCTTTGATGGCTTGGCCGATCAACCTTGCCGTCGTACAAGCATCTGGAATCAACTACCAATCGGCGAAAAAAATCGGATTGTTGAGCTAGCTTTAGATCGACCTGACCTTTCCAGTCGCGAACTGGCTTGCTATATCGTTGATAATGAGCAGTGGTTTGTCTCCGAATCCACCGTTTACCGGGTTCTCAAAAGTCGGGGGCTAATCACTACCCCTGCTTATCGGTTGATGGAAGCGGCTGACCACTTCTATAATCCGACCACGGCTCCCAATCAACTCTGGCAGACTGACTTCACCTATTTCAAGATCAAGCACTGGGGTTGGTATTATCTGTCGACGGTATTGGATGATTATTCTCGGTACATCTTAGCTTGGGAATTATGTCCGGGCATGCAAGCGACAGATGTAGAGCGAACCGTGCAAGCTGCTCTGAAAGCGAGTAGTCTGAAAAGTGGTCAGCGGCCTCGTATGCTCTCCGACAATGGTTCGGCTTATGTATCTCGCTATCTAAAGGATTATCTGAAAGGAGAAAGCATCGATCATATTCGTAGCGCTCCCTTTCATCCGATGACCCAAGGAAAGATCGAGCGGTATCATCGATCCATGAAAAACGTGCTGTTATTAGAACACTACTATAGTCCGGATGAGTTGAGAGAACGCCTAACGGAGTGGGTAGACTATTATAATCATCAACGCTACCATGAATCACTGGACAACGTACGGCCAGCCGATGCGTACTGGGGTCGTCAAGAGCAGATCTTGGCTAGTCGGCAAAAAACGAAGCAGCTAAGTTTGTCCCAACGCCGGAAAAATCATATTTTTCAGCGAGCCCAAAGTGGCTAA
- a CDS encoding AAA family ATPase → MLIRFTVENFLSFRDRVSFSMIPGKGTLKQSHKTKPVKGVSTLKAAVILGANASGKSNIIKALDFGKILLLSGVKSEQPIKYQPFRLNSKSVNSNSRIEYEFQHKGKNYAYGFVFNSREIVEEWLFELTSKSESKIFERNIKLRSIYDLEPLLKKSKKDEQRQFLNFIAKSTPNNQLFLTEIRTRRVKENVGDISDLLNVIDWFQNSLKIVFPDDKYKEGIKSELKDDSKLQITFEELLKYFDTGISGICLEKVEFDSIELPTEILDKIKEDLLDQKTENIRLILPLKSSTYFISKTKNKNLSVQKFMTKHNVAGQKKPELFDTRDESDGTNRIIDLIPFIIDLLQGDNVFIIDEMERSLHPNLIYDLFDLFLDKSENINSQLIVASHESTLLTQKLLRKDEIWFVTKDEEGNSRLHSLEEYNIRFDKEIRKDYLLGRYKAVPRIGNRNKLTSLPNQDN, encoded by the coding sequence ATGTTAATAAGATTCACTGTAGAGAATTTCTTGTCATTTAGGGATAGGGTCTCTTTCTCTATGATCCCTGGAAAAGGCACGCTTAAACAATCTCATAAGACAAAACCTGTCAAGGGTGTTTCAACCCTTAAGGCTGCTGTAATACTAGGCGCTAATGCTTCAGGCAAATCAAACATAATCAAAGCTCTAGACTTTGGTAAAATTTTACTACTTAGTGGTGTAAAAAGTGAACAGCCAATTAAATATCAACCCTTTAGATTAAATTCCAAATCGGTAAATAGTAATTCTAGAATTGAATATGAATTTCAGCATAAGGGAAAAAATTACGCTTATGGTTTTGTTTTTAACTCAAGGGAGATCGTTGAAGAATGGCTTTTTGAATTAACTAGTAAATCTGAGTCTAAAATTTTTGAACGTAATATAAAACTTAGATCCATATACGATTTAGAGCCGTTGTTGAAGAAAAGTAAAAAAGATGAACAAAGGCAGTTTTTGAATTTTATTGCCAAAAGTACGCCCAATAATCAGCTATTTTTAACTGAAATACGAACTCGAAGAGTCAAAGAGAATGTAGGAGATATTTCAGATTTATTGAATGTTATTGATTGGTTTCAGAATTCTTTAAAAATTGTTTTTCCTGATGATAAATACAAGGAAGGAATTAAATCAGAGTTAAAAGACGACTCGAAACTACAAATCACTTTTGAAGAACTATTAAAATACTTTGATACAGGAATAAGTGGTATCTGTTTAGAGAAAGTGGAATTTGATTCTATCGAATTGCCTACTGAAATACTTGATAAAATTAAAGAAGATTTATTAGATCAAAAGACCGAAAATATTCGTCTTATTCTGCCGCTTAAGAGTAGTACTTATTTTATATCGAAGACAAAAAATAAAAATTTGTCTGTTCAAAAGTTTATGACCAAACACAACGTAGCTGGGCAAAAAAAACCAGAACTGTTCGATACACGTGACGAATCAGATGGAACAAACAGAATAATTGATCTTATACCTTTTATAATTGATTTACTGCAAGGCGATAATGTATTCATAATAGATGAGATGGAACGCAGTCTTCATCCTAATTTAATATACGACCTATTTGATTTATTTTTAGATAAAAGCGAGAACATTAACAGTCAGTTAATTGTAGCAAGCCATGAATCAACTTTGTTGACTCAAAAGCTTTTACGAAAAGATGAAATATGGTTTGTTACTAAAGATGAAGAAGGGAATAGCCGTTTACATTCGCTTGAAGAATATAACATCCGTTTTGATAAGGAAATCAGGAAAGATTATTTACTAGGCAGGTACAAGGCTGTGCCTAGAATTGGAAATCGCAATAAGTTAACATCTTTACCTAATCAGGACAACTAA
- a CDS encoding DUF4062 domain-containing protein produces the protein MKKLQVFVSSTYSDLLEERQACVETILQAGHIPAGMELFAAGSETQLETIKRWIDASDVYMLLLGGRYGSLDPKTKLAYTEVEYRYAIEKKKPVFAVVMSDAFLDTKITQVGRACMSSNESGQTRVKREEMVLATLGSLKNMIFPALGQT, from the coding sequence ATGAAAAAATTACAAGTATTTGTATCATCCACATATAGTGATTTGTTAGAGGAGCGCCAAGCCTGTGTCGAAACCATTTTGCAGGCAGGTCACATACCCGCAGGTATGGAGTTATTTGCAGCAGGAAGTGAAACCCAGCTTGAAACGATAAAAAGATGGATTGATGCTTCTGATGTTTACATGCTACTTTTAGGTGGTAGATACGGCTCTTTAGACCCAAAGACTAAGCTGGCATATACAGAAGTCGAATATAGATACGCTATCGAAAAGAAAAAGCCCGTTTTCGCTGTGGTTATGTCAGATGCTTTTCTTGATACGAAAATAACTCAAGTTGGTAGAGCATGTATGTCGTCAAATGAAAGTGGACAGACGCGGGTGAAAAGAGAAGAGATGGTTTTAGCCACTTTGGGCTCGCTGAAAAATATGATTTTTCCGGCGTTGGGACAAACTTAG
- a CDS encoding RloB family protein, with protein sequence MPRERAELIRISGVKEREKMFLLAYEGNETEPTYFEALKNDYRFNNDIIEIVSLRRDKRDTKSAPKYVFENLRKIKDEYNLGIDDELWMIIDRDRNRNNIEKYYQKCQEETNFFLALSNPCFELWLLLHIKDLLEFTEEELIQITENRKIRPKGRRTYLKKLLSQILSDGYNESNLRPERFLPYIEEAVRRAKSLNNPQENYPTGLGTDIYKLVEKLIY encoded by the coding sequence ATGCCAAGGGAAAGAGCAGAGCTAATCAGAATAAGCGGAGTAAAAGAACGCGAAAAGATGTTTCTTTTAGCTTATGAGGGTAACGAAACAGAACCAACTTATTTCGAAGCTCTGAAAAATGATTACAGATTTAATAATGATATAATTGAAATCGTTTCCCTAAGGCGTGATAAGAGAGATACAAAAAGTGCTCCAAAATATGTGTTTGAGAATCTCCGAAAAATAAAGGATGAATATAACCTAGGAATTGATGATGAATTATGGATGATAATTGATAGGGATAGAAATAGAAACAATATCGAAAAATATTACCAAAAATGCCAAGAAGAAACTAATTTTTTCTTGGCATTGAGTAACCCATGTTTTGAATTATGGTTATTACTGCATATTAAAGATTTATTAGAATTTACTGAAGAAGAATTAATACAGATTACAGAAAACAGAAAGATCAGGCCAAAAGGAAGGAGAACTTACTTGAAGAAGCTGTTGAGTCAAATTCTATCTGATGGTTACAACGAATCAAATTTACGTCCCGAAAGATTCTTACCCTATATTGAAGAAGCAGTTAGAAGAGCAAAGAGTTTAAATAATCCACAAGAAAATTATCCTACAGGTTTGGGTACGGACATTTATAAACTCGTCGAAAAATTAATATATTGA
- a CDS encoding DUF7684 family protein yields MARRINSRDILLVEYNTAQNWYAQIPIKNWLCVLVSDNRERRYLDEVISKIILKDVCWIATVGKQCEEVHDLIDEEIVFREVEEEDKPYLPSHAIMTTWHHDFEDGIWFSIIAANDDEVDIETVVILDMTNGERMADIQTALDKAEYDR; encoded by the coding sequence TTGGCAAGGCGTATTAATTCTCGCGACATTCTTTTGGTTGAGTATAACACTGCTCAAAACTGGTATGCTCAAATTCCAATTAAAAATTGGTTATGTGTTTTAGTGAGTGATAACCGGGAAAGGAGGTATCTTGATGAAGTCATCTCAAAAATTATCCTCAAGGATGTTTGCTGGATAGCCACAGTTGGGAAGCAATGTGAAGAGGTACACGATTTGATAGATGAAGAAATCGTATTTAGGGAAGTAGAGGAAGAAGACAAGCCTTACCTTCCTAGTCATGCTATAATGACCACTTGGCATCATGATTTTGAGGACGGTATCTGGTTTTCAATTATCGCAGCCAATGACGATGAGGTTGACATTGAGACAGTTGTCATTCTGGATATGACCAATGGAGAAAGAATGGCTGATATTCAGACAGCTCTTGACAAGGCTGAATACGATAGGTAG
- a CDS encoding alpha/beta fold hydrolase: MKTGLLLLLITCLLQTISQAQSKTYLLIHGGWHGAWCWKKVVPLLEAKGNRVLAIDLPGHGDDKTPMATVTLDDYVQKIVSVVNTQTGPVILVGHSMAGIAIAQAAEVLGKEKVAKLVFLDAFMPKNGESVFALAGKAGEQNKAAGKPESGSSLTESLILSDDKKTSVIKPDRVGQLFYHDCSADDVSFAKAHLCPQSMACLGTPVNVTNARYGAVSKVYILCTQAKDLDKSSLAQNVPVQKLYTLASSHSPFFSMPEKLVAILAEL; encoded by the coding sequence ATGAAAACCGGACTTCTTTTACTGCTTATTACGTGCCTTCTTCAAACCATTTCGCAGGCCCAGTCAAAAACCTACCTGCTGATTCATGGGGGCTGGCACGGGGCTTGGTGCTGGAAAAAGGTAGTACCCCTGCTGGAAGCCAAAGGCAATCGGGTATTGGCTATTGATTTGCCTGGTCATGGCGACGATAAAACCCCGATGGCGACCGTTACGCTTGACGATTATGTACAAAAAATAGTGTCTGTAGTCAATACTCAAACGGGACCTGTTATTCTAGTTGGGCACTCAATGGCGGGCATTGCGATTGCTCAGGCAGCCGAGGTATTAGGTAAAGAAAAAGTGGCGAAGTTGGTATTTTTGGATGCCTTTATGCCTAAAAATGGCGAATCCGTATTTGCGTTGGCGGGAAAAGCGGGTGAGCAAAACAAAGCCGCTGGCAAACCGGAGTCGGGATCTTCATTAACGGAGAGCCTAATTCTTTCGGATGACAAAAAGACTTCGGTGATTAAGCCGGATAGGGTCGGTCAATTGTTCTACCACGATTGCTCTGCTGACGACGTAAGCTTTGCCAAGGCACACTTATGTCCGCAGTCGATGGCCTGCCTAGGTACGCCTGTGAACGTAACGAATGCCCGTTACGGGGCTGTTTCGAAAGTGTATATTCTCTGCACGCAGGCGAAAGACTTGGACAAAAGCAGTTTAGCACAGAACGTACCCGTCCAGAAATTGTATACTTTAGCCAGTAGTCATTCACCATTCTTTTCGATGCCTGAAAAACTGGTCGCCATTCTTGCTGAGCTATGA
- a CDS encoding EthD family reductase, with translation MKTNLVFVLLVLGTYFSTFAQQTQARKSEIKADVVEKGLIKVSIFYPYAEGKTFDMDYYEKSHMPFVAGLLGSNLVRYTIEKGIASGIPNTPLPFMAIGSFYVKSLPDYQAAIAPNRDAIRADFPKYTNITPTILVSEVVR, from the coding sequence ATGAAAACTAATCTCGTATTCGTTTTATTAGTTCTTGGCACATATTTTTCAACATTTGCGCAACAAACACAAGCTCGTAAATCCGAAATCAAAGCGGATGTTGTCGAAAAAGGATTGATTAAGGTATCTATTTTTTACCCGTATGCAGAAGGCAAGACGTTCGATATGGATTATTACGAAAAAAGCCATATGCCATTTGTCGCAGGTTTGTTAGGGTCTAACTTGGTACGCTATACAATAGAAAAAGGTATCGCCAGTGGAATTCCCAACACTCCCTTACCATTTATGGCGATTGGAAGTTTTTATGTTAAGAGTCTACCTGATTATCAAGCTGCTATCGCTCCTAATCGAGATGCAATACGGGCAGATTTTCCAAAGTACACCAATATTACTCCTACTATACTGGTTAGTGAAGTGGTAAGGTGA